One genomic region from Chloroherpetonaceae bacterium encodes:
- a CDS encoding MlaD family protein encodes MTEQVKWKNLQTGIIFTIGLFFTGLLALVIGKNTSFTSTKSHYTMFSKDIQGLAVANLVAVAGKKVGVVSKMDFERRDGAIGVKIELEIVTDYAYLITDDALAIIKSQGVLGDKYVDIIPGNGKLLNEGEELLVFSEPGLPDLMNSARFMIDSLRMTFGKINRGEGTIGQLLITNDPLVRLNRTLNNIEKLSSDLAYGKGPLRMLMTDAEMAQNIKETTASLKEIAESLKNGNGTAGKLIKDEALYNNLNSSLKRLDSLMAEIQNPNGTVGKLLKDPKLYDNLTQTVTSLDSLLVDLKRNPSKYVQFKFF; translated from the coding sequence ATGACAGAACAGGTTAAATGGAAAAATCTCCAAACCGGAATCATATTTACCATTGGTCTTTTTTTTACCGGTCTATTGGCTTTGGTTATTGGAAAAAATACCAGCTTTACAAGCACGAAAAGCCATTACACGATGTTTTCGAAAGATATTCAAGGGCTTGCAGTGGCTAATCTTGTTGCTGTTGCCGGTAAAAAGGTGGGTGTAGTCTCTAAAATGGATTTCGAAAGAAGAGATGGCGCCATTGGGGTGAAAATTGAATTGGAGATTGTTACCGATTACGCTTATCTAATCACAGATGATGCTTTGGCAATCATTAAATCTCAAGGGGTTTTGGGAGATAAGTATGTTGATATTATCCCCGGAAACGGAAAACTATTGAATGAAGGAGAAGAATTGCTTGTGTTTTCTGAACCCGGATTACCGGATTTGATGAATAGTGCACGCTTTATGATCGATTCACTTCGAATGACATTTGGAAAAATAAACCGCGGAGAAGGAACAATCGGACAATTGCTGATAACAAACGACCCGCTTGTACGACTGAATCGAACGCTGAATAACATCGAAAAACTATCGAGCGACCTTGCTTATGGAAAGGGGCCGCTTCGTATGCTGATGACCGATGCTGAAATGGCACAAAATATTAAGGAAACCACCGCGTCATTGAAAGAGATTGCAGAATCATTGAAAAACGGAAACGGAACAGCCGGCAAACTCATTAAAGATGAAGCGCTTTACAATAATCTTAACTCATCTCTTAAAAGACTTGATTCTTTAATGGCGGAGATTCAAAATCCAAACGGAACTGTCGGTAAGCTATTAAAAGACCCTAAGTTATATGACAATCTTACTCAAACAGTCACTTCACTTGATTCTTTGTTAGTCGATTTAAAGAGAAACCCCTCAAAGTATGTTCAATTCAAATTTTTCTAA
- the glyA gene encoding serine hydroxymethyltransferase → MENDRNLELRLKDPELYASIQSELERQTDTIELIASENFTSKAVMEACGSVMTNKYAEGYPGKRYYGGCEFVDIAENLARDRAKMLFGAAYANVQPHSGSNANMAVFFAVLKPGDKILGFDLAHGGHLTHGSPVNFSGKLYQANFYGVEKDGALAGRIDMNKVAEKAKEVKPKLLICGASAYSRDWDYKAFREIADSVGALLMADIAHPAGLIAKGLLNNPMQYCHFVTTTTHKTLRGPRGGMILMGQDFENPMGLKLKTKTGERLKLMSEVLDTEVMPGVQGGPLMHIIAAKAVAFGEALKDDFKTYILQVKANAAAMAARFNQHGFTIVSGGTDNHLMLIDLRNKNVSGKDAENLLHEAGITANKNMVPYDDKSAFVTSGIRFGTAAMTTRGMRENEAEQVADFIHRVVSEASSPNIHKVCTEVKEEVKTLTSKFPLYDLIPV, encoded by the coding sequence ATGGAAAACGATCGCAATCTTGAACTTCGCTTAAAAGATCCTGAACTTTATGCGTCAATACAAAGTGAATTAGAGCGCCAAACCGATACCATAGAGCTTATCGCTTCCGAAAATTTTACCAGCAAAGCGGTAATGGAAGCCTGCGGTTCAGTAATGACCAATAAATATGCCGAGGGTTATCCGGGCAAGCGATACTATGGTGGATGCGAGTTCGTGGATATCGCTGAAAATCTTGCTCGAGACCGTGCCAAAATGCTTTTCGGTGCTGCATACGCGAATGTCCAACCTCACTCAGGTTCGAACGCGAATATGGCGGTGTTTTTTGCAGTCTTAAAACCGGGGGACAAAATTTTAGGATTTGATCTTGCTCACGGAGGGCATCTTACTCACGGCAGCCCGGTTAATTTCTCGGGAAAGCTCTATCAAGCTAATTTTTATGGGGTTGAAAAAGACGGAGCTTTAGCAGGGAGAATCGATATGAATAAAGTGGCTGAAAAGGCGAAGGAAGTAAAACCAAAACTGCTGATTTGTGGTGCAAGTGCCTACTCTCGCGATTGGGATTATAAAGCATTTCGAGAAATTGCAGATTCAGTAGGAGCCTTACTGATGGCCGATATTGCCCACCCTGCCGGGCTCATTGCAAAAGGGCTGCTGAATAATCCAATGCAATATTGTCATTTTGTAACCACCACAACACACAAAACACTGCGCGGTCCTCGCGGCGGAATGATTTTGATGGGGCAGGATTTTGAAAACCCGATGGGTTTGAAATTAAAAACAAAAACCGGAGAAAGGCTCAAATTGATGTCGGAAGTACTTGATACTGAAGTCATGCCCGGTGTTCAGGGCGGGCCTTTAATGCATATTATTGCGGCAAAAGCGGTGGCATTTGGTGAGGCATTGAAAGACGACTTTAAGACATATATCCTTCAAGTTAAGGCAAATGCAGCAGCAATGGCCGCTCGGTTCAATCAACACGGATTCACCATAGTTTCAGGCGGTACAGATAACCACTTGATGTTGATTGACCTGAGAAATAAAAACGTCAGCGGTAAGGATGCCGAAAATCTTTTACATGAAGCCGGTATTACAGCCAATAAAAATATGGTTCCGTATGACGATAAATCTGCATTTGTTACAAGTGGGATTCGTTTCGGAACAGCTGCGATGACGACGCGTGGTATGAGAGAAAATGAAGCTGAACAGGTTGCTGATTTTATTCACCGTGTGGTTTCAGAGGCTTCAAGTCCAAATATTCATAAAGTGTGCACTGAGGTAAAAGAAGAAGTGAAAACCCTAACTTCAAAATTTCCACTTTATGATTTAATTCCTGTGTAA
- a CDS encoding TerC family protein, whose product MGDLLTLFSFPDTWISLLSLTVMEIVLGIDNIIFIAIIVGKLPKVQQGKARTIGLLLALVFRIGLLFAISWLATLTAPLFHVMGQDVSGRDLILLMGGLFLLAKATVEIHNKFENEDEKANSSVGSTFVAVIFQIIVLDVVFSIDSIITAIGLVQQVSIMIIAVLLSLGVMLIFSESVSNFIHHHPTMKILALSFLMMIGMLLVAEGFKFHVPKGYVYFAMAFSFAVEMLNIRLRDKKVSSAK is encoded by the coding sequence ATGGGAGATTTATTAACCCTTTTCTCTTTTCCTGATACTTGGATTAGCTTATTAAGCCTGACAGTAATGGAAATTGTGTTGGGTATCGATAACATCATCTTTATCGCCATTATTGTTGGAAAACTCCCCAAAGTCCAACAAGGTAAAGCAAGAACAATCGGATTACTGCTTGCATTGGTCTTTCGAATCGGCCTGTTATTTGCAATTTCGTGGCTTGCTACGTTAACAGCACCACTATTTCATGTAATGGGTCAAGATGTCAGTGGGAGGGATTTGATTCTCCTTATGGGAGGGCTGTTTTTACTCGCCAAGGCTACAGTGGAAATTCATAATAAATTTGAAAATGAAGATGAAAAAGCCAATTCAAGCGTTGGCTCAACATTTGTTGCGGTTATTTTTCAGATTATTGTACTTGATGTGGTTTTTTCAATCGATTCGATTATCACCGCAATTGGGCTTGTTCAGCAGGTGTCAATTATGATTATCGCGGTACTTTTGTCATTGGGAGTTATGCTCATTTTTTCAGAATCGGTTTCGAATTTTATACATCACCACCCCACTATGAAAATTCTTGCGCTCTCTTTTTTGATGATGATTGGAATGTTGCTTGTAGCTGAAGGATTTAAATTCCACGTGCCTAAAGGGTATGTTTATTTTGCAATGGCTTTTTCATTTGCTGTTGAAATGTTGAATATCCGATTGCGAGATAAAAAAGTCAGTTCAGCAAAGTGA
- the truB gene encoding tRNA pseudouridine(55) synthase TruB, producing MVKSRKVKKEGLPQPEGEIRNIDKPLGWTSFDAVAKIRNAYSRAGVGKVRVGHAGTLDPLATGVLIVASGKQTKKIAALEHLDKEYEAVIRLGVKTPSFDGESEEYDHRDISSLRQELIEEVIRSFEGRQEQMPPMFSATWHQGKRLYEIARAGRSVERKPKPIEIFAIELLSYQAPEVVIRVRVSKGTYIRALANDIGEKLGVGAYLRELRRTKVGDFVITDSKPIEKHCEEILNNGLSGKMIRKGEEKGEENEPKLDTNQMNRENKMANGKIEESMGGVNEIDASF from the coding sequence GTGGTTAAAAGCAGAAAAGTAAAAAAAGAGGGACTGCCTCAACCGGAAGGCGAAATTCGCAATATTGACAAGCCTTTGGGATGGACTTCCTTCGATGCGGTAGCGAAAATTCGTAACGCGTATTCGCGTGCGGGTGTAGGTAAAGTGAGGGTTGGTCATGCAGGAACGCTTGATCCTCTTGCAACCGGAGTGCTTATTGTTGCAAGTGGAAAGCAAACGAAAAAAATCGCCGCGCTTGAGCATTTGGATAAAGAATACGAAGCCGTGATTCGCTTAGGTGTTAAGACACCAAGTTTTGATGGGGAAAGTGAAGAGTATGATCATCGTGACATTTCCTCGCTTCGTCAAGAATTAATCGAAGAGGTGATTCGGTCCTTTGAAGGGCGTCAGGAACAAATGCCACCGATGTTTTCAGCGACGTGGCATCAAGGAAAAAGACTTTATGAAATCGCCCGAGCGGGAAGAAGTGTTGAACGAAAACCAAAGCCAATCGAAATTTTTGCTATTGAATTGCTTTCTTATCAAGCTCCTGAAGTAGTGATTCGAGTTCGAGTGTCGAAAGGAACTTACATTCGTGCTCTTGCAAATGATATTGGAGAAAAACTTGGGGTTGGCGCTTATTTAAGAGAATTAAGAAGAACAAAAGTCGGCGATTTTGTAATTACCGATTCAAAGCCTATCGAAAAGCATTGTGAAGAAATCCTGAACAATGGCTTAAGCGGGAAAATGATTCGTAAGGGAGAAGAAAAAGGTGAAGAAAATGAACCCAAATTGGATACGAATCAAATGAATCGGGAGAATAAAATGGCTAACGGTAAAATTGAAGAATCTATGGGTGGAGTAAACGAAATCGATGCAAGTTTTTAG
- a CDS encoding NADH-quinone oxidoreductase subunit C, which yields MSISFDEFSAHFSNEIREKTTFRGETTFLINPLEIERVCIFLKSKLGFTYLTDICGADRFTPEDRFEVVYNLFNPESKFRLRLKVWVNEENPVVQTVTSVWQSANWYERETYDMYGVIFKGHPDLRRMYMTEDFEYFPLRKEYPLVGVAGSIPLPEIDPKANNREAAERYNRGETV from the coding sequence ATGAGTATCTCATTCGATGAATTTTCAGCGCACTTTTCAAACGAAATTCGCGAAAAAACAACTTTCCGAGGTGAAACCACCTTTCTTATCAACCCGTTGGAAATCGAACGTGTTTGTATCTTTTTAAAATCCAAACTTGGCTTTACCTACCTTACTGATATTTGCGGTGCTGACCGGTTTACACCGGAAGATCGATTTGAAGTTGTCTATAATCTTTTCAATCCTGAATCGAAATTCCGCTTACGGCTCAAGGTTTGGGTTAATGAAGAAAATCCGGTAGTTCAAACTGTTACTAGCGTATGGCAATCGGCCAATTGGTATGAACGCGAAACTTACGATATGTATGGGGTCATCTTCAAAGGCCATCCCGATTTGAGACGAATGTACATGACGGAAGATTTCGAATATTTTCCACTTCGAAAGGAATATCCTTTAGTCGGTGTTGCAGGAAGCATTCCACTTCCAGAAATTGACCCAAAAGCCAATAATCGAGAAGCGGCCGAGCGTTATAACCGCGGCGAAACCGTATAA
- a CDS encoding bifunctional riboflavin kinase/FAD synthetase: protein MQVFRLSYNNDDSDVPFHFESFDLNNQKGLRHTLQKKSKCVLTLGSYDGVHLGHREIIEEVIREAREKSLKSVLITFDPHPRLVLAPESRPKILTTLSEKLAHFESLGLDEIVVIRFTREFSRMRADEFVRKVLIDELQIAGVVIGYDHGFGKDRMGTIETLKKLSLEHGFFVSMVEEQNLDGEHVSSSSIRKALESGDLRIANRMLKSPYCLSGLVIEGNKLGRRIGFPTANLSLLPEKLIPKTGVYFAETTVLGKKYAAAMNIGFRPSVTSVSELRVEAHMIGYEGDLYGKELSFNLLERIRDEQKFPTIDALKDQIQKDIKAILEYSDEYHIIQ from the coding sequence ATGCAAGTTTTTAGGCTTTCTTACAATAATGATGATTCAGATGTTCCTTTTCACTTTGAATCATTTGACCTAAACAATCAAAAAGGTTTAAGACATACCTTGCAGAAAAAGTCAAAGTGTGTATTGACTTTGGGTTCTTATGATGGGGTTCATTTGGGGCATCGCGAAATCATAGAAGAAGTTATTCGCGAAGCACGGGAGAAAAGCTTAAAGAGTGTCTTAATTACCTTTGACCCTCATCCCCGGCTGGTTTTAGCTCCGGAAAGTAGGCCTAAGATACTCACTACCTTAAGCGAAAAACTAGCGCATTTTGAATCGTTGGGTCTTGATGAAATTGTCGTAATTCGGTTCACGCGAGAATTTTCAAGGATGCGTGCAGATGAATTTGTTCGGAAGGTTTTAATTGACGAATTGCAGATTGCAGGTGTGGTTATTGGTTATGACCACGGGTTTGGCAAAGACCGAATGGGTACTATTGAAACCTTGAAAAAACTCTCTTTGGAGCACGGTTTTTTTGTCTCGATGGTTGAGGAGCAAAACTTGGATGGAGAGCATGTTTCAAGTTCGTCAATTCGAAAAGCATTGGAATCGGGAGATTTAAGGATTGCGAATCGAATGCTGAAATCGCCCTATTGCTTAAGCGGTTTGGTGATTGAGGGAAATAAGTTAGGTCGAAGGATTGGCTTTCCTACGGCAAACCTAAGTCTTTTGCCGGAAAAATTGATTCCGAAAACTGGGGTTTATTTTGCCGAAACAACGGTTTTAGGAAAGAAGTATGCGGCAGCGATGAACATCGGATTTCGACCTTCTGTAACAAGTGTTTCGGAATTAAGGGTAGAAGCGCATATGATTGGATATGAGGGAGATTTATACGGAAAGGAATTAAGTTTTAACTTGTTGGAGCGAATTCGTGATGAACAGAAATTTCCAACAATTGATGCTTTGAAAGATCAAATTCAAAAAGATATAAAAGCAATTCTCGAATATTCAGACGAGTATCACATCATTCAATAA
- the nuoB gene encoding NADH-quinone oxidoreductase subunit NuoB yields the protein MSNQNPFGDGFVTTTLDALTNWARANSLWPMPMGLSCCAIEMMAMAGPKYDVSRFGSEVFRFSPRQSDLMIVAGTVTYKMAHVVKKIWDQMPEPKWCIAMGACSSTGGMFRSYPVLQGVDQIIPVDVYVPGCPPRPDAVIHALMEIQEKVKRERHSFQNALLSDTAYTKILQAEEKNTLVLQK from the coding sequence ATGTCAAATCAAAATCCGTTTGGTGATGGTTTTGTAACAACCACTCTCGATGCACTCACAAATTGGGCGCGAGCCAATTCTCTTTGGCCGATGCCGATGGGACTTTCTTGCTGTGCAATTGAAATGATGGCTATGGCCGGTCCGAAGTATGATGTTTCGCGATTCGGCTCAGAGGTGTTCCGCTTTTCCCCTCGCCAAAGCGATTTGATGATTGTTGCTGGAACGGTGACTTATAAAATGGCTCATGTTGTCAAAAAAATTTGGGATCAAATGCCTGAGCCAAAATGGTGCATTGCAATGGGGGCTTGCAGTTCTACTGGCGGAATGTTTCGCTCTTATCCGGTTCTTCAAGGGGTTGATCAAATTATTCCTGTTGATGTTTACGTACCCGGATGCCCACCACGCCCTGATGCCGTGATTCACGCGCTTATGGAAATCCAAGAAAAAGTAAAACGGGAGAGACACTCCTTTCAAAATGCGCTTCTTTCTGATACCGCTTATACCAAGATTCTTCAAGCAGAAGAAAAAAATACACTCGTTTTGCAAAAGTAA
- a CDS encoding NADH-quinone oxidoreductase subunit A, whose amino-acid sequence MKIIFLSIKGVKMEVSPIIESYLPVFIIISLAVVLGAILSFLGIIIGPKRKSAVKLSVYESGVEPVGNAKNRVSVKYYLVAMLFIIFDIEVVFMYPWAVSFREMGIAGFLPMLTFVILLFAGYYYVLRKGGLKWD is encoded by the coding sequence GTGAAAATTATTTTTTTAAGTATCAAAGGGGTTAAAATGGAAGTTTCTCCGATTATCGAATCCTATCTGCCGGTTTTCATCATTATTTCTCTTGCAGTTGTTCTTGGAGCAATTCTCTCTTTTCTTGGAATTATCATTGGCCCTAAACGCAAATCAGCTGTAAAACTTTCTGTTTATGAATCCGGCGTCGAACCCGTTGGAAACGCAAAAAACCGTGTTTCGGTTAAGTATTACTTAGTTGCAATGCTCTTTATCATTTTTGATATCGAAGTTGTCTTTATGTATCCGTGGGCTGTCAGCTTTCGTGAAATGGGAATTGCTGGTTTTTTGCCGATGCTAACCTTTGTGATTCTATTGTTTGCAGGATACTACTATGTGCTACGAAAAGGCGGATTAAAATGGGATTAA
- a CDS encoding ABC transporter permease has protein sequence MLQSALRYTEKINDRFKSFFEMMQDFFGFSLHAFRMLGSTKRYWKDTMNQAFISGTESLPIVFVSSVSIGSLLVMEVGNILTDFGAKGLTGRTTAFSVIRELGPMVTGLMLSARVGARNGSELGAMKISEQIDALRAFGTDPIAKLVVPRLVASLIMFLPLTAFSIAIGLIGGSYIAENYLHLDPGIYWNSSIRYLNYRDFITFSIKPPVFAVMITLVSCYNGFSAKGGTVGVGESTIKGIVVSSGLVMVLNFYLSKIVHDFIDKN, from the coding sequence ATGTTGCAATCTGCCCTTCGATACACTGAGAAAATTAACGATCGTTTCAAAAGCTTTTTTGAAATGATGCAAGATTTTTTTGGCTTTTCTTTGCATGCCTTCCGAATGCTCGGTTCTACAAAACGCTACTGGAAAGACACAATGAATCAGGCGTTTATTAGTGGAACGGAATCTCTTCCGATTGTTTTTGTGAGTTCCGTTTCAATTGGATCGCTTCTCGTGATGGAGGTAGGAAATATTTTAACCGATTTTGGGGCGAAGGGGCTGACTGGGAGAACCACAGCCTTTTCTGTGATTCGAGAGCTAGGACCAATGGTCACGGGATTAATGCTCTCGGCAAGGGTTGGCGCAAGAAACGGATCCGAACTCGGTGCAATGAAAATTTCCGAACAAATTGATGCGCTTCGTGCTTTTGGCACTGATCCAATTGCAAAATTAGTCGTGCCAAGGCTTGTGGCTTCATTGATAATGTTTTTACCGCTAACGGCCTTTTCTATTGCTATCGGACTGATTGGCGGTTCATACATCGCGGAAAATTATTTGCATCTCGATCCCGGCATTTATTGGAATTCCAGTATTCGCTATCTGAATTACCGCGATTTTATCACTTTTTCAATTAAGCCGCCTGTTTTTGCCGTGATGATTACATTGGTGAGCTGCTATAATGGCTTTTCTGCAAAAGGTGGAACGGTTGGCGTAGGGGAATCAACCATTAAAGGAATTGTGGTTTCATCGGGGCTTGTGATGGTTCTGAATTTTTACCTTTCAAAAATCGTCCACGATTTCATCGATAAGAATTAG
- a CDS encoding ABC transporter ATP-binding protein: protein MIELRNVSLRYGKREILRNINLSFEKGEIFVILGPSGVGKSTIIKLMLGLIKPSSGQVFINGVDITPLEEEELFPFRQKMGIVFQGNALFDSMTISENMGFFLRENLKLSEDEISKRVREQIKFAGLEGYENLLPESLSGGMKKRVAIGRALIFQPGMILLDEPTAGLDPISAKKILEVIKRLRAEIGLGAVMITHIVTDVFGVAGKVAVLYGGEIVFNDTPEQLHHSKHPFIQSFLTNEESGEL, encoded by the coding sequence ATGATTGAACTTCGAAATGTCAGTCTTCGCTATGGGAAGCGGGAGATTTTAAGAAACATAAACCTCTCCTTCGAAAAAGGTGAAATCTTTGTCATCCTAGGGCCATCTGGAGTTGGCAAAAGCACGATTATTAAATTGATGCTTGGATTAATAAAACCATCAAGTGGGCAGGTATTTATCAATGGTGTTGATATAACGCCTTTGGAAGAGGAGGAACTCTTTCCATTTCGTCAGAAAATGGGAATTGTATTTCAAGGTAATGCTCTCTTCGACTCAATGACGATCAGTGAGAATATGGGATTTTTTCTTCGGGAAAATTTAAAGCTCTCTGAAGATGAAATTTCAAAAAGAGTGCGAGAGCAAATCAAATTTGCAGGACTTGAAGGGTACGAGAACCTTTTACCAGAAAGCCTTTCTGGTGGAATGAAAAAGCGCGTCGCAATCGGGCGCGCACTTATTTTTCAACCCGGTATGATTTTGCTTGATGAGCCTACAGCCGGTCTTGATCCAATTAGCGCAAAAAAAATATTAGAAGTTATAAAGCGACTTCGCGCGGAAATCGGCTTGGGTGCCGTAATGATAACACACATTGTAACGGATGTTTTTGGCGTTGCAGGTAAAGTGGCCGTTCTTTACGGTGGCGAAATTGTCTTTAATGATACGCCTGAACAGTTGCATCATTCTAAACATCCGTTTATTCAGTCGTTTTTAACCAACGAAGAAAGCGGCGAGCTTTGA
- the rpsO gene encoding 30S ribosomal protein S15, with protein MAVTKTKKTELITKHGGKPENTGSSEAQIALLTEHINDLTKHVTANPNDNHSRYGLFKLVGKRKRLLSYLTKVDVIRYRKIIAELEIRK; from the coding sequence ATGGCGGTCACGAAAACAAAGAAAACCGAATTGATTACGAAACACGGCGGAAAGCCAGAAAATACAGGCTCTTCGGAGGCACAGATTGCTCTTTTAACAGAGCACATTAATGACCTCACCAAGCATGTCACAGCCAACCCGAATGATAACCATTCACGGTATGGGCTTTTTAAGCTGGTCGGAAAGCGCAAACGATTACTCAGCTACCTTACTAAGGTTGATGTTATCCGATATCGTAAGATTATTGCTGAGCTTGAAATCCGCAAGTAA
- the nuoD gene encoding NADH dehydrogenase (quinone) subunit D — MSLHQVSEIASGYEQLPKPRATFDNRFGERKKIYEVLEDRDTTIVLQDDPLESTMVLNMGPQHPATHGVLRVVLKLDGETVLSAVPELGYLHRAMEKLAENKTYHEFMPYTDRLDYMSPYSNNTALCLAVEKLGDIKVPPRAVYIRTIMCELARISSHLLWLGTMVMDTGAVSMFLWTFEEREHIYNMFDMLTGARFTISHCRVGGVASDFSSEMVNYMTGWLKEFKKRIPEWRMMLDRNRIFIERMEGIGVISKADALDLGLTGPNLRASGVAMDVRKDEPYLAYPELNFKVPIFENGDCYARYLVRMEEMEESVKLLEQALKKLPKGDVRTDNAKVSYPWKSEIYHSMEALIHDFMMTHEGIQMPKGEIYHAIEAPKGELGFYLQSDGSGYPWRLKIRSPSFCNLQALPHLVEGGMIADVVVSIGSLDPVMGEADK; from the coding sequence ATGTCGTTACACCAAGTATCAGAAATCGCAAGTGGGTACGAACAGTTGCCAAAGCCCCGTGCCACATTTGATAATCGCTTTGGCGAAAGAAAAAAAATTTATGAGGTTCTTGAAGATCGTGATACCACTATCGTCTTACAAGATGACCCGTTAGAATCAACGATGGTTTTGAATATGGGGCCACAGCACCCCGCAACTCACGGCGTACTTCGCGTAGTGCTTAAGCTTGATGGTGAAACTGTGCTTTCTGCTGTTCCAGAACTTGGCTACTTACATCGGGCGATGGAAAAACTCGCGGAAAACAAAACCTATCACGAATTCATGCCCTATACCGATCGGCTTGATTACATGTCGCCTTATTCCAATAATACGGCATTATGCTTAGCGGTCGAAAAACTTGGAGATATCAAAGTTCCCCCACGCGCTGTTTACATCCGAACCATTATGTGCGAACTCGCACGGATATCATCACATCTCTTGTGGCTTGGTACAATGGTTATGGATACCGGAGCTGTATCGATGTTCCTCTGGACTTTTGAAGAGCGTGAGCACATTTATAACATGTTCGATATGCTCACAGGTGCTCGATTCACGATTTCACACTGCCGTGTTGGAGGCGTCGCGTCCGATTTCTCATCTGAAATGGTGAACTACATGACCGGATGGCTTAAGGAATTCAAAAAGCGGATTCCGGAGTGGCGAATGATGCTTGACCGCAACCGCATTTTTATCGAAAGAATGGAAGGCATTGGCGTTATTTCTAAAGCAGACGCATTGGATTTGGGTCTCACCGGCCCAAATCTTCGTGCAAGCGGTGTTGCGATGGATGTTCGAAAAGATGAACCTTACTTGGCATATCCCGAACTCAACTTTAAGGTGCCTATTTTTGAAAATGGTGATTGCTACGCTCGGTACTTGGTTCGAATGGAAGAAATGGAGGAAAGTGTCAAACTCTTAGAGCAAGCTTTGAAAAAATTACCCAAAGGCGATGTACGTACCGATAACGCGAAAGTTTCTTACCCTTGGAAATCTGAAATCTATCACTCGATGGAAGCACTCATTCATGATTTTATGATGACCCACGAAGGGATTCAGATGCCCAAAGGTGAAATTTATCATGCCATTGAAGCGCCTAAAGGTGAACTTGGATTCTATTTGCAATCTGACGGCAGTGGTTATCCTTGGCGTTTGAAGATTCGAAGTCCTTCTTTTTGTAACCTTCAAGCCTTACCACATTTGGTAGAAGGCGGAATGATCGCTGATGTGGTGGTGAGTATAGGCAGCTTAGACCCGGTAATGGGAGAAGCAGATAAGTAA